One part of the Candidatus Mancarchaeum acidiphilum genome encodes these proteins:
- the psmB gene encoding archaeal proteasome endopeptidase complex subunit beta — protein sequence MDEKALIKYMKGTTTVGIICKDGVVLGADSRATMDTFIASKEARKVWQIDENIGMTIAGGVGDAEEIIRVIKIQNEIYKMNENKMMSPKVVTNLLSIILQQNKMMPFMVQLIVGGVDSEGKPQLFNLDPVGGYTDESKFTSTGSGSLEALGYLEDAYKDNLTVKDGIRIAKRAVSIAMSRDSATGNNIAIAAITKNGYKEYSGKELEKEVSSSK from the coding sequence ATGGACGAAAAAGCATTAATCAAATACATGAAGGGAACAACGACAGTTGGAATTATATGCAAGGATGGAGTAGTGCTTGGCGCTGATTCTAGGGCTACTATGGACACATTTATTGCCAGTAAAGAAGCGAGGAAGGTATGGCAGATAGATGAGAACATAGGAATGACAATAGCTGGAGGAGTAGGAGATGCAGAGGAAATAATAAGGGTAATAAAGATACAGAATGAGATTTATAAGATGAATGAGAACAAGATGATGTCCCCTAAAGTCGTAACCAATCTTCTTTCAATAATATTGCAGCAGAACAAGATGATGCCATTTATGGTACAGCTCATCGTCGGAGGAGTTGATAGCGAAGGCAAGCCTCAATTATTCAATCTTGATCCAGTAGGAGGATACACCGATGAATCCAAATTCACATCCACAGGAAGCGGATCTCTCGAAGCGCTGGGTTACCTGGAGGATGCTTACAAGGACAATCTTACAGTCAAGGATGGAATCAGGATTGCGAAGAGGGCTGTTTCAATAGCAATGAGCAGGGATTCAGCAACAGGAAACAATATAGCGATAGCCGCGATCACAAAGAACGGGTACAAGGAGTACAGCGGCAAGGAGCTTGAGAAAGAGGTTTCTTCATCAAAATAA
- the rpoB gene encoding DNA-directed RNA polymerase subunit B, with product MPSKNNASVNEKCPVYLDGKLISYVKDGSEFVKEIRKNRRMGLISNEVNVYYNAKINEVHVNADNGRVRKPYIIVSNGKSLYTPELKEKLKKGEIDFNYLVHHGVIEYLDAEEEENIYCALSEKDITEDTTHLEIEPSIMFGVTVSSSVFPEFNNVGRHPIAWNFMKQSQGFYATNFNYRYDARAFLMYYPQEPLVTSSAYRSLNLSKHPAGQNFVVALSTYYGYNIKDALVLNKASVNRGLGRSVFFRTYSDEEIRYPGGQQDKFVIPPATSEGYRGEHVYAKLGEDGIVEPEVDVEEGDVIIGKVSPPRFLEEQTSYGVSEERVRDNSAELRSGESGVVDSVLLSESPGATKIVKVRIRGIKTPEAGDKFASRQSQKGVTALLVPQEDMPFTKDGIIPDLLLNPNSLPNRMTYGHMLEMLAGKAGSLEGKKFDGTAFSANGSDLVKEYGRILQSHGFEEYGDEEFYDGRTGKKFDAKLFTGVVYFQRLWHMVSLKIQVRSRGPVQILTRQPTEGKPRKGGLKFGEMEREAIIGYGASLVLKERMLDQSDKAPVWICKSCGDLGYFDYIKNTAVCPTCGSSDLEEVEISYAFKLLIDELKSMHILPRIKLKG from the coding sequence TTGCCAAGTAAAAATAATGCCTCTGTAAATGAAAAATGCCCAGTTTACCTGGACGGCAAATTAATCTCTTATGTAAAGGACGGTAGCGAATTTGTAAAAGAGATAAGAAAGAACAGGAGAATGGGATTGATATCAAACGAAGTTAATGTCTACTACAATGCCAAGATCAATGAAGTACATGTAAATGCAGATAACGGAAGAGTAAGGAAGCCCTACATAATCGTGAGTAACGGCAAAAGCCTTTACACTCCGGAGCTCAAGGAAAAGCTTAAAAAAGGAGAGATAGATTTCAATTACCTAGTCCATCACGGAGTGATAGAGTACTTGGACGCAGAGGAAGAAGAGAACATATACTGTGCCCTTTCAGAAAAAGACATAACGGAAGATACCACGCATCTTGAAATAGAGCCTTCGATAATGTTCGGAGTTACAGTAAGCAGCAGCGTTTTCCCTGAATTCAACAATGTAGGAAGGCACCCAATAGCATGGAACTTCATGAAGCAGTCGCAGGGTTTTTACGCAACGAACTTCAATTACCGGTACGATGCAAGAGCATTTCTGATGTATTACCCTCAAGAGCCTCTGGTAACGAGTTCCGCATACCGCTCATTGAACCTGAGCAAGCACCCTGCAGGCCAGAATTTCGTGGTGGCATTGAGCACCTATTATGGTTATAACATAAAAGACGCATTAGTCCTAAACAAGGCTTCTGTGAACAGAGGTTTGGGAAGAAGTGTATTCTTCAGGACTTACTCTGACGAAGAGATAAGATATCCTGGAGGCCAGCAGGACAAGTTTGTAATACCTCCAGCAACATCGGAAGGTTATAGGGGAGAGCATGTCTATGCAAAGCTTGGAGAAGATGGGATAGTAGAGCCTGAAGTTGATGTCGAGGAAGGAGACGTTATAATAGGAAAGGTATCCCCTCCAAGATTCCTGGAGGAGCAGACGAGCTATGGTGTCAGCGAAGAAAGAGTGAGAGACAATTCAGCCGAACTGAGGTCTGGTGAGTCCGGAGTGGTAGACAGCGTATTGCTGAGCGAGAGTCCAGGAGCCACAAAAATAGTTAAAGTGAGGATAAGGGGCATAAAGACGCCCGAGGCTGGAGACAAGTTTGCAAGCAGGCAGTCGCAGAAAGGGGTAACAGCATTGCTGGTACCTCAGGAGGATATGCCATTTACAAAAGACGGGATAATACCTGATCTTCTTCTTAATCCAAACAGCTTGCCTAATAGAATGACATACGGGCACATGCTTGAGATGCTTGCCGGAAAGGCAGGATCATTAGAGGGTAAGAAGTTTGATGGAACCGCCTTTAGTGCAAATGGGTCTGACTTGGTGAAGGAATACGGCCGTATATTGCAGTCCCATGGGTTTGAGGAGTACGGGGACGAAGAGTTTTACGATGGAAGGACAGGAAAGAAGTTCGATGCGAAGCTGTTCACTGGAGTGGTATACTTCCAGAGGCTATGGCATATGGTAAGCCTGAAGATACAGGTAAGGAGCAGAGGGCCTGTCCAGATATTGACAAGGCAGCCTACGGAGGGCAAGCCTCGTAAGGGAGGGCTGAAGTTCGGAGAGATGGAACGTGAAGCCATAATAGGCTATGGCGCCAGCTTGGTCCTAAAAGAGAGGATGCTGGACCAAAGCGACAAGGCCCCTGTATGGATATGCAAGAGCTGCGGAGATCTTGGTTATTTTGATTACATAAAGAATACTGCGGTATGCCCAACATGCGGCAGCAGCGACCTTGAAGAAGTTGAGATAAGCTATGCATTCAAGCTGCTCATAGATGAGCTCAAGTCGATGCACATACTGCCAAGGATAAAATTGAAAGGTTGA
- a CDS encoding DNA-directed RNA polymerase subunit RpoH/Rpb5 C-terminal domain-containing protein, whose amino-acid sequence MSSNPILVEKHVILSDSEADEVLKKFKITPDKLPKIYDDDPQILKVKGKPGQIVAIDRDDDGKKYTYYRLIIKKGSI is encoded by the coding sequence TTGTCTTCTAATCCAATTTTAGTTGAAAAACATGTAATATTGAGCGATAGCGAAGCTGATGAAGTGCTCAAAAAATTTAAGATTACTCCTGATAAATTGCCAAAGATCTACGATGACGATCCACAAATTCTGAAAGTAAAGGGCAAGCCAGGGCAAATAGTCGCAATTGACAGAGACGACGACGGCAAAAAGTATACATATTACAGGCTTATAATCAAGAAAGGCAGCATATAA
- a CDS encoding TRAM domain-containing protein, with translation MKYLKDRVEEGMELDLKVNAKDPRGEGIGRVGDYVIFIKNAKTRVGASYKVKVVKVNRTFGYAQLVDNDKQFFGNGSLLEL, from the coding sequence ATGAAATACTTGAAGGATAGAGTGGAAGAAGGAATGGAATTGGACCTTAAAGTAAACGCAAAGGATCCAAGAGGGGAAGGCATAGGTAGAGTAGGAGACTATGTAATTTTCATAAAGAACGCAAAGACCCGTGTTGGAGCCAGCTACAAGGTAAAAGTGGTAAAGGTAAACAGAACCTTTGGATATGCACAGCTTGTAGATAACGACAAGCAGTTCTTCGGAAATGGAAGCCTGTTGGAACTTTAA
- a CDS encoding DNA-directed RNA polymerase subunit A': MQAEIIDSIKFTTLSPDTIKKMSVAKLIVADTYNEDGYPIDGGLMDQRLGVIDPGLKCKTCGGRAKSCMGHFGHIELVRPVIHPEFARFIYMLLQSTCEKCNRVMLSKELADDVRSALKEINLNADEQKEELLFNDIVKKLKTLKKCPYCGSDQHKRKFERPTFFYLNGETLKPDTIRDWLANIPDEDLVSIGIDPNATRPEWLILSVLLVPPVNVRPSITLESGERSEDDLTHKLVEIMRINERLSQDIDAGAPQIIIDDLWELLQYHVTTYFNNETPGVPVARHRSTKPLKTLAQRLKGKEGRLRYNLSGKRVNFSARSVISSDASLTINQVGVPMKIASVMTIPLYVTKWNIEAAKKFILNPDYPKALNVISKGGIRKRVTETNREDLVASLEPGDVVERQLMDNDLVLFNRQPTLHRLSIMAHRVKVMPGKTFRIQVSAAYPYNADYDGDEMNLHVPQTLEAQAEAMYMMQPKNLMLSARHGQPVFYAEEDEIAGAYFLTKGDTYYTKDEAALMLAYIGIFDLPDESEKGLYNGKDIISMLFPKDFNFTGNNMKGQVIIKNGKLIEGILDARMIGEKGSTLISKLFIDYGPDFIERFILNLTKISLRAIYKRGLTVSVKDYIVSNEMISERDRIIKEVEDKANKITEEYNDRTLESLPGYTRKQTMTTLLFAQLSEARDIAGKYLNRTMNTTNNAFLLASIGARGSIMNVIQMSMLLGQQSVRGKRPSRGYSGRVLPYFRKNDKDPRAKGFVTSCFFEGLTPTDFFEHAMGARDSAATKSLVTAVSGYMYRRLVNAMMDFYISEDKSVRGSGMELIQPLYGGDGIDPMYVNVEPSK, encoded by the coding sequence ATGCAAGCTGAAATTATAGATAGTATAAAATTTACAACTTTAAGTCCAGACACGATAAAGAAGATGAGCGTAGCAAAGCTTATAGTGGCCGATACATACAATGAAGACGGCTATCCAATAGACGGAGGGCTTATGGACCAGAGGCTTGGAGTCATAGACCCTGGGCTCAAGTGCAAGACCTGTGGAGGAAGAGCAAAGAGCTGCATGGGCCATTTCGGGCACATAGAGCTGGTAAGGCCGGTGATACACCCGGAGTTCGCGAGATTCATATACATGCTTCTGCAGTCAACATGTGAGAAGTGCAATAGGGTAATGTTGAGCAAGGAGCTTGCAGATGACGTAAGGTCCGCATTGAAGGAGATAAACCTGAACGCAGACGAGCAGAAGGAAGAGCTTCTCTTCAATGACATAGTCAAAAAGCTGAAGACGCTTAAGAAATGCCCTTACTGCGGATCGGACCAGCATAAGCGCAAGTTTGAAAGGCCTACATTCTTCTACCTTAACGGTGAAACACTTAAGCCGGATACGATAAGGGATTGGCTTGCAAATATACCTGACGAGGATTTGGTAAGCATAGGGATAGACCCAAATGCAACAAGGCCCGAATGGCTCATACTTAGCGTGCTTCTAGTGCCTCCAGTAAATGTGAGGCCTTCAATAACCCTGGAGTCGGGAGAGAGGAGCGAAGACGACCTGACGCACAAGCTCGTAGAGATTATGCGTATAAACGAGAGGCTTTCGCAGGATATAGATGCTGGAGCCCCACAGATAATAATAGACGACCTTTGGGAGCTTCTTCAATATCACGTTACAACATATTTCAACAACGAAACGCCTGGAGTTCCGGTAGCAAGGCACAGGAGCACAAAGCCTCTGAAGACATTGGCGCAGAGGCTTAAGGGCAAGGAAGGAAGGTTGAGGTATAACTTAAGTGGAAAGAGGGTCAACTTTTCAGCAAGAAGCGTCATATCTTCGGATGCAAGCCTTACAATAAACCAAGTGGGAGTGCCGATGAAGATAGCGTCTGTGATGACAATACCACTTTACGTAACTAAGTGGAATATTGAGGCGGCAAAGAAGTTTATCCTGAATCCAGATTATCCAAAAGCGCTTAATGTGATATCAAAAGGTGGCATAAGGAAGAGGGTCACGGAGACAAACCGCGAAGACCTTGTCGCAAGCTTAGAGCCTGGAGATGTAGTGGAGAGGCAATTGATGGACAACGACTTAGTCCTGTTCAACAGGCAGCCTACGCTGCACAGGCTATCGATAATGGCCCATAGGGTAAAGGTGATGCCCGGAAAGACGTTCAGGATACAGGTTTCTGCAGCATATCCTTATAATGCAGACTATGATGGGGACGAGATGAATCTTCACGTGCCTCAGACTCTAGAAGCGCAGGCGGAAGCGATGTACATGATGCAGCCCAAGAACCTGATGCTCAGTGCAAGGCACGGCCAGCCGGTCTTCTATGCAGAAGAAGATGAGATAGCAGGAGCGTACTTCTTAACAAAAGGCGACACCTATTACACAAAGGATGAAGCAGCCTTGATGCTCGCCTATATAGGCATATTTGATCTGCCAGACGAATCAGAGAAAGGGCTTTACAATGGAAAGGATATAATCTCAATGCTGTTCCCAAAGGACTTCAATTTCACGGGAAACAACATGAAGGGGCAGGTTATAATAAAGAATGGGAAGCTTATAGAGGGAATACTTGATGCCAGGATGATAGGGGAAAAGGGATCAACCCTTATATCAAAGCTATTCATAGACTACGGGCCCGATTTCATAGAGAGGTTCATACTGAATCTGACAAAGATCTCATTGAGGGCAATTTACAAGAGAGGCTTGACGGTAAGCGTCAAGGACTACATTGTGAGCAACGAAATGATAAGTGAGAGAGATAGAATAATTAAGGAAGTGGAGGATAAAGCGAACAAGATAACAGAAGAGTACAACGACAGGACCCTTGAATCATTGCCGGGATACACAAGGAAGCAGACCATGACCACGCTTCTGTTTGCACAGCTCAGTGAAGCAAGAGACATAGCAGGGAAGTACCTCAATAGGACAATGAACACGACCAACAATGCCTTCCTTCTTGCATCAATAGGAGCAAGAGGTTCAATAATGAACGTTATACAGATGAGCATGCTTCTTGGACAGCAGTCGGTAAGGGGAAAGAGGCCGTCTAGAGGTTATTCAGGCAGGGTATTGCCTTACTTCCGCAAGAACGACAAGGACCCCCGCGCGAAAGGTTTCGTCACGTCATGTTTCTTTGAGGGGCTTACGCCTACGGACTTCTTCGAGCACGCAATGGGAGCAAGAGATAGTGCAGCGACAAAGTCGCTGGTAACGGCAGTCAGCGGTTACATGTACAGGAGGCTGGTAAACGCGATGATGGACTTCTACATAAGCGAGGACAAAAGTGTCAGGGGATCAGGGATGGAGCTTATCCAGCCACTATATGGAGGAGATGGAATAGACCCTATGTACGTCAACGTGGAGCCCAGCAAATGA
- a CDS encoding DNA-directed RNA polymerase subunit B'': MYNEHEILESYLKSTSIAQQQIDSYNRFISIGIGKVIEANSLVEPDVADFAIKFKGIRLETPMVIESDSSIKKIYPHEALARNLTYSAPMYLTYVPVISGIEKLDSQDEAYVGELPIMVKSNLCYTKNMSRNQLAMDHEDPDDPGGYFIIKGTERVLVGIEDLAPNRMFTSKEKDMYSTRIFSTTLSFRSKCTVNRDEYGIYTLLFPTLSKGIDLILVLHALGLSNDEILASVSNADVKNDLMVNIDVSESKDLSQKEAITKLGKDTAPNQAASYQEKRAEMQLDTYILPHLGSAPEVRKEKGLFLLKMAERSSLLAYKYIKQDDRDHYANKRIRLAGDMMEELFNTAFRAFVKDVKYHIERTTARGRKLTVKTNINPDSLTDKILYSMSTGSWPAGQTGVSQVLDRMNIMSTFAHIRRVKSPLAKKHPHFKARDVHGTTIGKICPSESPEGGEVGLTKYLAVMSKVTVGADENFLQNKLKEMKLI; the protein is encoded by the coding sequence ATGTATAATGAACACGAAATTCTCGAGTCTTACCTTAAGTCTACATCCATAGCCCAGCAGCAGATAGATAGCTATAATAGATTTATAAGCATAGGCATAGGCAAAGTAATAGAAGCCAATTCGTTGGTAGAACCAGATGTCGCTGATTTTGCGATAAAATTCAAAGGCATACGTTTGGAAACACCTATGGTAATAGAGTCGGACAGTTCAATAAAGAAGATTTATCCACACGAGGCGCTTGCAAGAAACCTTACATACTCCGCTCCGATGTACCTTACATATGTTCCAGTGATAAGTGGAATAGAGAAGCTTGATTCACAAGATGAAGCGTATGTAGGCGAATTGCCCATAATGGTAAAGAGCAACTTATGCTACACAAAGAATATGTCAAGGAACCAGCTGGCAATGGACCACGAGGATCCTGATGACCCTGGCGGTTATTTCATAATTAAAGGCACTGAGAGAGTACTAGTAGGGATAGAGGACCTTGCACCTAACAGGATGTTTACCTCAAAAGAAAAAGATATGTATTCGACCAGGATTTTCTCAACTACTCTCAGCTTCCGCTCAAAATGCACGGTAAACAGGGACGAATATGGGATATACACTCTATTGTTCCCAACACTGTCAAAGGGCATTGACCTGATTTTGGTACTGCACGCATTGGGGTTGTCCAATGACGAGATACTGGCATCAGTGTCGAATGCAGATGTAAAAAATGACCTAATGGTAAACATAGATGTGAGTGAGTCAAAGGACCTATCGCAGAAAGAAGCCATAACCAAATTGGGAAAGGACACCGCGCCCAACCAAGCAGCGTCTTATCAGGAAAAAAGGGCGGAGATGCAGCTTGACACCTATATACTTCCGCATCTTGGCTCCGCTCCAGAAGTAAGGAAAGAGAAAGGACTGTTCCTTCTCAAAATGGCAGAGCGCTCGTCACTGCTTGCCTACAAGTACATAAAGCAGGATGACAGAGACCACTATGCCAACAAAAGGATTCGCCTTGCAGGCGACATGATGGAAGAGCTGTTCAACACTGCATTCAGGGCTTTCGTCAAGGACGTGAAGTACCATATAGAGCGCACGACAGCGAGAGGAAGGAAGTTGACGGTAAAAACGAACATCAACCCTGACAGCCTTACGGACAAGATATTATACTCAATGAGCACAGGATCATGGCCTGCAGGGCAGACAGGAGTATCGCAGGTGCTTGACAGGATGAACATAATGAGCACATTTGCGCATATAAGGAGAGTAAAATCCCCCCTGGCAAAGAAGCATCCTCACTTCAAGGCAAGAGACGTACACGGGACGACGATAGGAAAGATATGTCCTAGCGAAAGCCCAGAAGGTGGTGAGGTAGGGCTTACAAAATACCTTGCTGTAATGTCAAAGGTAACTGTGGGTGCCGATGAGAATTTCCTGCAGAATAAGCTGAAAGAAATGAAATTAATCTGA
- a CDS encoding beta-CASP ribonuclease aCPSF1 — MEDQVKKEDQSKIKATEIFNQIKSMLPASADYVKAEFEGPDIVVIVKNIKAVYNDESIVRNIASLIKKKLIIRSDSSVLMNPEQALERIKELIPKEAGITSIKFVPEFAEVYIESLKPGLVIGKEGSTIKSIVNDTKWSPKILRSPTMNSDTIKGVRQLLYNESAFRKKFLLGVGKKINNVLMKSEWLKATALGGFREVGRSSLLLETPNSKVIIDCGISPEPGIKGLDANAGSEGNKAFPYLDSANITMNDIDAVILTHGHMDHIGFVPYLFKYGYDGPVYCTPPTRDLAALLLNDYTRLVAHSGGTPLYDEKDIRKMLTHMITRDYKEVTNVTDELKLTYHNAGHILGSATVHLHYGEGMYNIVHSGDMKYGFTRLFDPAATDYPRIDAFFTESTYGGPHDITQDRHDSEKNLMSIIKKTTDNGGKVLIPLFAVGRSQEIQLVIESYFKSYGLDVPVYLDGMIIEANAIHTAYPEYLKEGLRRKILNNNSPFESEIFEVIKGERENVIDAQGPAIILASGGMLNGGASVEYFRRLAGDERNSLIFVGYNSANSLGRKIQNGVKEVPLPDPDGRFVPTEVKMGVNVVEGFSGHSDRRQLMDFAKHLTVRPKNVFTMHGEESKCVDLADTLGRALHANARAPMNLDTIRLK, encoded by the coding sequence TTGGAAGACCAAGTCAAAAAAGAGGATCAGTCAAAGATAAAAGCAACAGAAATTTTCAACCAGATAAAGAGCATGCTGCCCGCATCAGCAGATTACGTTAAGGCAGAGTTTGAAGGGCCAGACATAGTAGTGATAGTAAAGAACATCAAGGCAGTCTATAACGACGAATCAATTGTTAGGAATATAGCGTCACTGATAAAGAAGAAGCTAATTATACGCTCGGACAGTTCAGTCCTTATGAATCCGGAGCAGGCATTGGAGAGGATTAAGGAGTTAATACCAAAGGAGGCAGGGATTACAAGCATAAAGTTCGTTCCAGAATTTGCGGAGGTTTACATAGAATCATTGAAGCCAGGCCTTGTAATAGGCAAGGAGGGATCAACGATAAAAAGCATAGTAAACGATACAAAGTGGTCTCCAAAAATACTGAGATCCCCAACGATGAACAGCGACACGATAAAGGGGGTTAGGCAGCTGCTTTACAACGAAAGCGCATTTAGAAAGAAGTTCCTGCTCGGCGTAGGAAAGAAAATAAATAACGTGCTGATGAAGAGCGAATGGCTTAAGGCAACGGCTTTGGGGGGATTCAGGGAGGTAGGAAGGAGCAGCCTTCTGCTGGAAACACCGAATTCAAAAGTGATAATCGACTGCGGAATAAGCCCGGAGCCTGGTATAAAAGGGCTTGATGCAAATGCTGGATCGGAGGGCAACAAGGCATTCCCTTACCTGGACAGCGCCAACATAACGATGAATGACATAGACGCGGTCATACTTACGCACGGCCACATGGATCATATAGGATTCGTGCCATACCTATTCAAGTACGGCTACGATGGGCCTGTATACTGCACCCCTCCAACAAGGGATCTTGCAGCTCTTCTTCTTAACGATTACACAAGGCTGGTAGCCCATAGCGGAGGAACGCCTTTGTATGACGAGAAGGATATAAGGAAGATGCTTACGCATATGATAACAAGGGATTACAAAGAGGTAACGAATGTAACAGATGAGCTTAAGCTGACTTACCACAACGCAGGGCATATATTGGGAAGCGCAACGGTGCACCTTCATTACGGGGAAGGAATGTACAATATAGTGCACAGCGGTGATATGAAATACGGCTTCACAAGGCTATTTGACCCTGCCGCCACTGATTACCCAAGGATAGATGCGTTCTTCACGGAAAGCACTTACGGAGGGCCTCATGACATAACCCAGGACAGGCACGATTCAGAAAAGAACCTTATGTCGATCATAAAGAAGACTACGGACAATGGGGGAAAAGTGCTTATACCCCTCTTTGCAGTGGGAAGAAGCCAGGAGATACAGCTTGTCATAGAGTCCTACTTCAAGAGCTACGGACTGGATGTTCCGGTTTATCTAGACGGAATGATAATAGAGGCAAATGCTATACACACCGCCTATCCAGAATACCTAAAGGAAGGGCTTAGGAGGAAGATACTAAACAACAACTCGCCTTTCGAAAGTGAGATATTCGAAGTTATAAAGGGAGAGCGCGAAAACGTTATAGACGCGCAGGGCCCAGCAATAATACTCGCAAGCGGAGGAATGCTGAACGGAGGTGCGAGCGTAGAGTACTTCAGGAGGCTTGCAGGCGATGAGAGGAACTCGTTAATCTTTGTCGGTTACAACAGCGCAAACTCCTTAGGAAGGAAGATACAGAATGGTGTGAAAGAGGTCCCTCTGCCCGACCCTGATGGGAGATTCGTGCCTACGGAAGTCAAGATGGGCGTCAATGTAGTGGAAGGATTCTCAGGCCACAGCGACAGGAGGCAGCTGATGGATTTCGCAAAGCACCTAACCGTAAGGCCAAAGAACGTGTTCACAATGCATGGAGAGGAATCCAAATGCGTTGACCTGGCGGACACCCTTGGAAGGGCACTTCATGCGAATGCAAGGGCACCTATGAATCTGGACACGATACGCCTCAAATGA
- a CDS encoding transcription initiation factor IIB — protein MANEINKDENNEKISKKRGRPKGSHSLTAKELSDEEAVTAGPIKVCPSCGSTDILYDSERGELVCNNCGLVIEDEITDTGPEWRAFDSDQRNSRSRTGAPMKYTRPNKGLVTEIDLYNKDIRGVRIPSKRQAQLYRMRKWHKRASIASSSERNYLIALPELTRVSSYLGLPENIREQAALMYRKCVQNNLIRGRPIETVVQAVIYASCRKAGMPRTLDEIANISGLPKKEIGRAYRAISHELNLKIPLTDPISYVPRYINSLKLSGEAQEKAIELLKEAMKKGLVSGRSPTGVSAAAVYIAGALAGERRTQKEVADVAGVTEVTIRNRYRELKEQLNIDVNL, from the coding sequence ATGGCCAATGAAATAAATAAAGATGAAAACAACGAAAAGATATCGAAGAAAAGGGGAAGGCCAAAAGGAAGCCATTCGCTTACAGCGAAGGAGCTTTCCGATGAAGAAGCAGTGACGGCCGGCCCTATAAAGGTATGCCCCAGCTGTGGCAGTACCGATATACTGTATGATAGCGAGCGTGGAGAACTTGTATGCAACAACTGCGGATTAGTAATAGAAGATGAAATAACTGATACCGGCCCCGAATGGAGAGCTTTCGATTCAGACCAAAGGAATTCAAGGTCAAGGACAGGAGCCCCTATGAAGTACACAAGGCCAAACAAGGGATTAGTGACAGAGATAGACCTTTACAATAAAGATATAAGAGGAGTAAGAATACCATCCAAAAGACAGGCACAGCTTTACAGGATGAGGAAATGGCACAAGAGGGCCAGCATAGCAAGCTCAAGCGAAAGGAACTACCTTATTGCGCTTCCAGAGCTTACCCGTGTGTCAAGCTACCTTGGATTGCCTGAGAACATCAGGGAGCAGGCTGCATTGATGTACAGGAAATGCGTACAAAACAACCTTATAAGAGGAAGGCCTATAGAAACAGTGGTCCAGGCAGTTATATATGCGTCTTGCAGGAAAGCCGGAATGCCAAGGACCCTTGACGAGATAGCAAATATATCAGGATTGCCTAAAAAAGAGATAGGCAGGGCATACAGGGCAATATCCCATGAGCTTAACCTCAAGATACCTCTTACCGATCCAATAAGCTATGTGCCGAGGTACATAAACTCATTGAAGCTTAGCGGCGAGGCACAGGAAAAAGCCATAGAATTGCTGAAAGAAGCAATGAAGAAAGGCCTGGTGTCGGGCAGAAGCCCAACAGGGGTCAGCGCGGCTGCAGTATACATAGCAGGCGCACTTGCCGGAGAGCGCAGGACCCAGAAGGAAGTTGCGGACGTAGCAGGAGTTACAGAAGTGACTATAAGGAACAGGTACAGGGAATTGAAAGAGCAGCTAAACATAGATGTAAATCTTTGA